TCAAATGTCAGGTGTCGGGGCGTGTTGGGTAAGCGTTTCGCGCCCGCCCACGGCGCACATGGAGCCGGCCCGATATGTTTTCAACCCCTCGGCCCGGCGCCGGGGTCGGCACTCGCCCGGGACTTCTCAGTCGATGTCCGCCTGCCAGTTGGTGGCCTGGATGGCGGCATTGGTTTCACGGAGTTGCTTCGCGAGGTCGTCGCATTGCTTCTGCAGCTTGGCGACCTCGAGCGTGGCGACCCATTTGATCTCCTTCATGCTGTAGCGGTCGGGCTCCTTCCGCGACGCGACGATCGCCGCCTGGAGCAGCGAGTGGTGCTGGGCGAGCGTGTCGCGGTGCGCCACGGCCACGGCGAGCGCCCGGCCGTCGGCGAGCTTCGTGGCCTGGTTGGCCCGATCGATCCGCAACGCGATCTCCTCGAGCTCGGCGAGGACGCCGACCGCCTCCTTGATCAGCTTCGCCGGATCCTCGTGGGGCTTCTCCTTCTCTTGGACCACCGCGTTGGCGGCGATCCGCTCGCGGAGCGACGCGAGCTTCTTCTTCATGTCGGCCCGGAGGAGCAGCGCTTCGGCGATCTTCATGGTCTCGGTGCAGCCAGGGGCGGGATTCGCTACCTACCGTCGACGGTCGACGAGCCGTCGTCCACCGGTCGCTCGGCAGCAGTGGGGATCGTACACCATACCCTGTTCGGAGGGTAACGCTGCCGCGCCGAGGGCGTGCCCCTGGCCCGCGCCCCCGCCGCCCGTACAGTTCCACAGTGTCGAGATGCATGCCTGGGCGTCCGTGGGCGAGCGGCAGGAGTCCCAGAAGCGTCGCAGCCGAAACGAACGGGATCCGGTCGTGGCCCTCCCGGTCGAAGCGCTCGATGATCGCCACGCCCCGACCATCCACCGTCACCAAGCGGTGGTCGACGGTACGGATTCCGGCCGCGCGAGCGACCGCGAGTGCCAGCACCTCGCCGACGGCGACGTCGCGGGTGTCATCGGGCTTGGGAAACTTGGCGATCGCCACTCTTCCATCGGGAAGCGACACGAAGCACTTGGGGCGGGCCCCGCCCAGCGGCGATCCCGCCCCGAGCAAGAACGCCAGATCCCGAGACGAAGCCCGGTCGCCGTGCACGGCATCGGTCGCCGCGAGCAACTGGCGGAGGCGGAGGAGCGGCGGAATCACGCCCCGCGTCGCGCCGAGAAACTCCGTGGCCCCGGGCCGGCGAAACCGGAGGGCTCCGATCCGTCCGGCGTCTTCGATCGCCAGCAGGTAGTCGATCGCCCGATAAGGCCGCCGTTCGAGGACACCGTGTCGCACGGAGCGCTCGATCACGATCCGCCCCCAGCGGTCCGGCCCGGAGTCGGCAAACGCTCCGGGGAGCCCGGCGGTGTGAAATACGCCGGCACGGAGCGGTAGCAGCGGAGGGTCGACTGCGAACGCATCGGGCCGAGACAGCCAATCGCGGGCGTATTCGAACGCGACCGCGGCGCTGCGATCGGCGGGATACAGCGTTCCGACTTCGACCGTGGCCCCGGCCCACTCGATCCACACGGCGATCCGTTCCGCCATCAGGTCGCTCGCTTCCCAGCGGGCCGGCGGCGGCCGATGCGGCGCGGCAGGGCCGCGGCGTCGAGATCGAGACCAAGCGTGTCGCGGTCGGGCGCCGCCAGCGCCGCCAGTCGATCACGGAGCTGGAGCACGTAGACCGCGGTCGCCAGTGTTCCGACCGCCACACCGGGGTCGCCCCGCTCGAGCCGCCACAGCGTGTCGCGGCTGACGAACAACCGTGCTGCCATGTCGGCGGTCGAAATCCGCCGCTTGCGGCGGGCGAGGGCGAGGTCGCGGCCGAGTCGCTCGA
The sequence above is a segment of the Planctomycetota bacterium genome. Coding sequences within it:
- a CDS encoding septicolysin, producing the protein MKIAEALLLRADMKKKLASLRERIAANAVVQEKEKPHEDPAKLIKEAVGVLAELEEIALRIDRANQATKLADGRALAVAVAHRDTLAQHHSLLQAAIVASRKEPDRYSMKEIKWVATLEVAKLQKQCDDLAKQLRETNAAIQATNWQADID
- a CDS encoding helix-turn-helix domain-containing protein, whose amino-acid sequence is MSDKHDIHSSSSRSMPLPARAALERLGRDLALARRKRRISTADMAARLFVSRDTLWRLERGDPGVAVGTLATAVYVLQLRDRLAALAAPDRDTLGLDLDAAALPRRIGRRRPAGKRAT